A genomic segment from Drosophila willistoni isolate 14030-0811.24 chromosome 2L unlocalized genomic scaffold, UCI_dwil_1.1 Seg168, whole genome shotgun sequence encodes:
- the LOC6640995 gene encoding immunoglobulin superfamily containing leucine-rich repeat protein 2, translated as MELPWIVLIIVSLYSLNAMLAFGFLTNEERKCKYARIEKLLRIRCYDMDLKEVPQNLKTSVEVLDLSYNRIRKLKSGSFSKYTDVKFLMLYENMILSVEPGTFAPLTSLQEVDLSNNGLTTIPMELFQLPRLRNLYIDSNELRSLDLELLEKPIQAPLEYLNVANCELQDIPDLGILPKLWQLNASMNPLHNFNIDRLANFCHLSVIDLTRTQLSSCSCQQVGNHLVMMQAHQKFVPICMEKLDSSVCPLPYNRTIDSETFHSCQTSVELAEARSLWLFGAGCFGGVIFVLLVVWYCVHRWRKKRAKRRRLSQVQDRKKFVISPRNAINRTKTDDEPLHCDIARP; from the exons ATGGAACTGCCTTGGATAGTATTGATTATAGTGTCTTTATATAGCCTAAATGCCATGCTGGCCTTTGGTTTTCTCACCAACGAAGAACGAAAATGCAAATATGCCAGAATCGAGAAACTTTTACGGATACGTTGCTATGACATGGACCTTAAGGAGGTGCCACAGAACCTTAAAACTTCAGTGGAG GTTCTAGATTTATCTTACAATCGCATTAGGAAATTGAAAAGTGGTTCGTTTTCTAAGTACACAGATGTTAAATTTCTAATGCTCTATGAGAATATGATCTTATCGGTAGAGCCGGGCACATTTGCCCCATTAACTTCGTTGCAG GAAGTTGATCTATCGAATAATGGTTTAACTACAATTCCCATGGAACTTTTTCAACTGCCACGACTGAGAAATCTCTATATAGATAGTAATGAGTTAAGATCTCTGGATTTGGAACTATTAGAGAAGCCGATACAAGCGCCATTGGAATATTTGAATGTGGCCAATTGTGAATTGCAAGATATACCCGATTTGGGCATATTGCCAA AACTCTGGCAATTGAATGCCTCAATGAATCCGTTGCATAACTTCAACATTGATAGATTGGCAAACTTTTGCCATTTGAGTGTCATCGATTTGACAAGGACCCAGTTGAGTTCGTGCAGTTGCCAGCAGGTCGGCAATCATTTAGTTATGATGCAGGCCCACCAAAAGTTCGTTCCCATTTGCATGG AGAAACTCGACAGTAGTGTGTGTCCACTGCCCTACAATCGTACCATAGACTCGGAGACATTCCACAGTTGCCAGACAAGTGTGGAGCTGGCCGAGGCGCGTAGCCTGTGGCTCTTTGGGGCTGGCTGTTTCGGTGGTGTCATCTTTGTGCTGTTAG TGGTCTGGTACTGTGTCCACAGGTGGCGCAAGAAACGGGCCAAACGACGTCGTCTTAGCCAAGTACAGGATCGCaagaaatttgtaatttcCCCACGCAATGCCATCAATCGTACAAAAACGGATGATGAGCCGCTGCACTGTGATATTGCCAGACCTTAG
- the LOC6640996 gene encoding maternal protein tudor, with protein MNGQTPTATAAGAGASMNGGGGGTDLFITHIDHVGPYLKIFGQANRDAAFLVSTRIEQVLPTCFAIDPSWSLERQQALLTPSTLCVFKRTKGPAPGDVEYMRTRVVSATPDNESGMSVKIDFLEYGYTKTVDSHDLMFSKQPKLLQNIPLLCSQYIVLGICSDWEKASDLATVRQLIVNQLVRIHVHSEQICGQKFVNVNWNDFDLTEFLVQQKQIGAPVSTNLMMDHCKKLWKDVGPPQSPVLEFNNNNIHSKTPTDMAREQLAARRSLAARLEQQRGPITPPRHLNVDAPDYVPKLQTPLANVTNVMQPLAQTVQKPVTGPINPYQNRANYQQQQPIETAANLPHVPKANFNPRSVNNFYNVRLNKPMEPPSLPLMHQLKSSQPVLNYTPARFTPPPQALIAAAAAAAAAHQPPAPAQTRIIPAFRTTSLAVGTSYDVIVSYVENGPHLFWVQLKSSVDELTQMMGKIERMRLQPLTQLPQVGTACVARFSEDGHCYRALVSATHAQRYRVVYVDYGNSEMVALTDLFQIPHELLNIKPFAFRFALAGAKLVLEPIDESMKRIFRSTVLYVTFELIVQAPEGVGAIQTCQLKQNSINVLDVLKKLKNSRQSYAKAEQLQNDDAVEIRYIDSPSNFYVQKVDNIKEFEQLMDEMFAYYNIHQVVPDQLILGAPCIVKCDQEWYRAEILRVADSTIIVKHVDFGYEQKVKRHLIGNIAEKHLKMPRQAVKCCLKGFENSELSLEKITDQFEMLAEESNIRRRTFTVRVFRIEPDGLNVVNLQAKNLNVMKKLYKLSMPFEQYLSLEKGQFNATRSETELEKGQVLNSTTVESEDRMQLQKQHQQQLQQIQQKQQQQQQQQQQQQSEQRVKNTNDNWEKRSSASNSSRDNKRKEEKRTVPNKLDSSFETQSTSSYTSSMSSPRKNNRRNPGGRLQNGQKEAPNKMIRFSPTQSPRKDQPQQQRQEQRSQNAPQGFAQKPIRQKSTLDASIKRSSGVESDFGSSESSSITKAEKYVPLDKSYALKELKIPSKDVASLSWWVSPFQFYVVCKSLASKYEHLLQREMKDFYRQKPHRTLQLKVGSTVVVRQRKEHNILRATVVACNHMTRRYRVFCVDTGCLMTVTSEDVWQLEQRFAEPPCLAHRCSFHTVLSNYDHLYIVDRMEKFVPVNAKLECEFLSKQTSNQTSFYIVNMLVNGASLRDLLVKAGFLNEVSPEVQVSLLAGQQVRGKFTSIRDMSNFKIQLDFYKDVSFLCSYDDAKFVKSNPDLARRFKEFYEGKSFALNVKSVCENNIVHLRPVMPLFKEDRSAFVCSYPVVLITFKARVVYCAKPHRVFVQPMSQEASMKKLLDDMFEHYKSSGKGLKKLEPGQICAAHSEDDNWYRARVVSKDSNGAQVDVFYIDYGNTEKVKREDIKMLDDKFYVNASGYAIEINLPLGKHSSENKLMARVAEILDEQVVTVKPIEVRRNHLLADILLENNQSVVDTLKMDKLIPGRDLDYMRKQLEKEKPYIYEYIEMVDLTTDDDDEKRSKEKSKPAAAASSPKAKKTPPQNKPEVKKVIEPVVEAAPEPARQTPIPTPTPTPEPPIASPEPVALPEPQPEPIVPTPPPAVVEEEPQEDRYKGMETAVLSHCDNPAHFFVHPIDILDSLKKLQENLQIISRSLPQLSNAVNGGDCISLYSVDKHWYRARIMDAELMVIQFIDFGNTDCVSDMSDVKESMCSHISQFCQPCALPIAPKGTSDWVDAANGIFNDSFSKILRYKFLTHGDYQTPSYVELYIDDVDVAKKLIADGFAKPLECVESDCSCYISHVNGICEFYIQLERDSKALELIEMYLRDAEQQLKPLERFEKGEIVAAMFEEDELWYRAELLKQLNDTQYEVLFIDYGNTSITTKCLILSEEIAKLPKLSKKCSLQLPESYTQWSKEAEAKFLELTGEGELVFTTKLLKPAQDHVVIDLLLDEVNIIDQLLALCPKKAIKTDDESPAKTLSATRMNAIITHVDHVYCLYLQLHENDVLIENISKKLNGEKMELKKSAPEVGQMCAVQFDEDQEFYRAKILEMFDGKYRVVFIDFGNETLTDELYELSPDLVQIKPLAEVYSLEPSAIFEKNKFMTCKALNTLLDTCNGEVRIEIINKTSNPPIINAHIKEVNGLSLSGQLQKLLESEFKLIEAKASESKECIISHGGSPKSFYIQLKKNSADLDYVVKTLKDIKSSELKILSRPTEKLMCIVYSQEDNCHYRACIESVQNDGKDFEVFLIDYGNQIHVQQVYQLPDELLTSSLALHCQLSDLPQDIPDSKLDEAFNALLEQHFGEVYEINTEIDETAAKIHEVKLLINYKDLAQELASTVAGVQKPLEAELHNCIVVQYDDPTSFYVQMEKDVPALEQVTDKLLDAENDLLPFTDMTVGALCVAQFPEDEVFYRAEIVKVLDDGKCEVHFIDFGNNAVTQQFRQMPEDLAKLPRYSKHCELDAAIISKCNLSDLQAFIDKRFSETFQVEVLAIKQEDTHVVKLFYQSTNINEKLREQD; from the exons aTGAACGGTCAGACGCCGACTGCGACTGCAGCTGGTGCTGGAGCATCCATGAATGGTGGAGGAGGAGGGACAGACTTATTCATCACCCATATTGATCATGTTGGCCCCTATCTCAAAATCTTTGGCCAGGCGAATCGGGATGCCGCCTTTTTGGTCAGCACACGCATTGAACAGGTGCTGCCCACATGCTTTGCCATTGATCCCTCTTGGTCATTGGAGCGACAGCAAGCTCTTCTCACGCCAAGCACACTTTGCGTATTCAAGCGCACCAAGGGGCCAGCTCCCGGAGATGTGGAATACATGCGAACACGCGTAGTTAGCGCTACTCCGGATAATGAGAGCGGTATGAGCGTAAAGATTGATTTCCTAGAATATGGCTATACCAAGACTGTTGATAGTCATGAT TTGATGTTCTCGAAGCAACCGAAGCTTCTACAGAATATACCCCTCCTCTGCTCACAATATATAGTACTGGGAATTTGCTCTGATTGGGAGAAGGCTAGTGATTTGGCCACAGTACGTCAATTGATAGTCAATCAATTAGTTCGCATCCATGTGCATAGCGAACAGATTTGTGgccaaaaatttgtaaatgtcAACTGGAACGATTTCGATTTAACCGAATTTCTAgtacagcaaaaacaaatcgGAGCTCCAGTGTCCACTAATCTAATGATGGATCATTGCAAGAAACTGTGGAAAGATGTTGGGCCGCCACAGTCGCCTGTGCTGGagtttaacaataataatatacaCTCGAAAACCCCAACAGATATGGCCAGAGAACAATTGGCCGCCAGACGTTCACTAGCCGCACGCTTGGAGCAGCAGCGCGGACCCATAACGCCGCCAAGGCATCTAAATGTTGATGCCCCCGACTATGTACCAAAGTTACAAACTCCACTGGCCAATGTG ACCAATGTGATGCAGCCATTGGCACAGACAGTACAGAAACCCGTGACAGGGCCAATAAACCCTTACCAGAATCGTGCCAattatcagcagcagcaacctaTCGAGACAGCTGCTAATCTTCCACATGTGCCCAAAGCTAATTTTAATCCAAGATCTGTGAATAATTTCTACAACGTGCGTCTCAACAAACCGATGGAGCCgccatctctacctttaatgCATCAATTGAAGTCATCTCAGCCGGTGCTAAATTATACTCCAGCCCGCTTTACGCCTCCTCCCCAAGCGCtgatagcagcagcagcagcagcggctgcGGCTCATCAACCTCCAGCTCCGGCCCAAACACGTATTATTCCGGCTTTTCGAACGACAAGTCTTGCCGTGGGTACCAGCTACGATGTCATTGTGAGCTATGTGGAGAATGGTCCGCATCTCTTTTGGGTCCAATTGAAGAGTTCGGTGGATGAGCTAACCCAAATGATGGGTAAAATTGAACGCATGCGTTTGCAACCGCTGACCCAATTGCCCCAGGTGGGCACAGCGTGTGTAGCACGCTTCTCAGAGGATGGTCATTGTTATCGCGCTCTGGTTAGTGCAACGCATGCCCAACGTTATCGTGTCGTCTATGTGGACTATGGCAATTCCGAAATGGTGGCTCTTACCGATCTATTTCAAATACCTCATGAGTTGTTAAACATTAAGCCATTTGCTTTCCGGTTTGCCTTGGCGGGAGCGAAACTCGTTTTGGAGCCAATCGATGAGAGTATGAAGCGCATTTTTAGGAGCACCGTTTTATATGTGACCTTCGAATTGATTGTGCAAGCGCCGGAGGGTGTGGGTGCCATTCAAACCTGTCagttaaaacaaaat tCTATCAACGTGTTGGATGTGTTGAAGAAACTAAAGAATTCCCGTCAATCCTATGCCAAGGCGGAGCAACTTCAGAACGACGATGCAGTGGAGATACGTTACATTGATTCGCCCAGCAATTTCTATGTGCAAAAGGTGGACAATATCAAAGAATTTGAGCAGCTTATGGATGAAATGTTTGCCTATTACAACATACATCAGGTGGTGCCTGATCAATTGATCTTGGGTGCTCCCTGCATAGTGAAATGCGATCAGGAATGGTATCGGGCAGAGATTCTACGTGTGGCTGATTCCACAATTATTGTGAAACATGTGGATTTCGGTTATGAGCAAAAGGTGAAGCGTCACCTGATTGGCAACATTGCCGAGAAGCATTTAAAGATGCCACGTCAGGCCGTGAAATGTTGCTTAAAGGGATTCGAGAACAGCGAATTGAGTCTGGAAAAGATTACCGATCAATTTGAAATGCTAGCCGAGGAATCCAATATCAGACGACGCACATTCACAGTGCGGGTCTTTCGCATAGAACCCGATGGTCTGAATGTGGTCAATCTTCAGGCCAAGAATCTGAATGTTATGAAGAAGCTATACAAGCTATCCATGCCATTTGAACAGTATTTGTCGCTAGAGAAGGGCCAGTTTAATGCCACGCGTTCCGAAACTGAACTGGAGAAGGGACAAGTTCTGAACTCTACCACAGTGGAGAGCGAGGATCGCATGCAATTGCAgaagcaacaccaacaacagtTGCAGCAAATtcagcaaaaacaacagcagcagcaacaacaacaacaacagcagcaaagtGAGCAACGGGTAAAGAATACCAACGATAATTGGGAGAAACGCAGCTCCGCCTCGAATAGTTCCAGagataataaaagaaaagaggAGAAGCGCACAGTGCCCAATAAATTAGATTCCAGCTTTGAGACGCAAAGCACCAGTAGTTACACCAGCAGCATGAGTTCGCCACGCAAAAATAATCGCCGTAATCCAGGAGGACGTCTACAAAATGGCCAAAAGGAAGCTCCAAATAAGATGAT aCGTTTCAGCCCAACACAATCGCCACGCAAAGATCAACCACAGCAGCAACGTCAAGAGCAACGATCTCAAAATGCCCCGCAAGGTTTTGCCCAAAAGCCAATAAGACAAAAATCCACCTTAGATGCCAGCATAAAGCGTTCGAGTGGTGTGGAAAGTGATTTTGGTTCATCGGAATCATCATCTATCACCAAGGCAGAGAAATATGTGCCCTTGGACAAGTCGTATGCCCTgaaagaattgaaaattccATCTAAAGATGTGGCCAGTCTATCCTGGTGGGTCTCACCCTTTCAGTTCTATGTTGTTTGCAAATCTCTAGCCAGCAAATATGAGCATTTATTGCAACGTGAAATGAAAGATTTCTATCGCCAAAAGCCACACAGAACTCTCCAATTGAAGGTCGGATCCACTGTTGTGGTTCGTCAGCGCAAAGAGCATAACATTTTGCGTGCCACAGTTGTCGCTTGTAATCATATGACCCGTAGATATCGTGTATTTTGCGTCGACACTGGTTGCCTGATGACTGTTACATCGGAAGATGTCTGGCAGTTGGAGCAACGTTTCGCCGAACCACCATGTTTGGCCCATCGCTGCAGTTTCCACACTGTGCTCAGTAATTATGATCATCTCTATATTGTCGATCGCATGGAGAAATTTGTTCCTGTCAATGCCAAATTGGAATGTGAATTTTTATCCAAACAGACTAGTAATCAAACTAGTTTCTATATTGTCAATATGCTGGTCAATGGGGCATCTTTACGAGATTTGCTGGTCAAGGCTGGATTCCTCAATGAGGTTTCACCAG AGGTACAAGTTAGTTTGCTGGCTGGTCAACAAGTTCGAGGCAAATTTACTTCCATACGTGACATGAGCAACTTTAAAATCCAATTGGATTTCTACAAAGATGTCAGTTTTCTATGCTCCTACGATGATGCCAAATTTGTCAAATCAAATCCAGATCTGGCCAGACGTTTCAAAGAGTTCTATGAAGGCAAATCATTTGCTTTAAATGTCAAATCGGTCTGTGAGAATAATAT AGTACATCTGAGACCTGTAATGCCTTTATTCAAAGAAGATCGTAGCGCTTTTGTCTGCAGTTATCCTGTGGTCCTTATCACATTTAAGGCGCGTGTGGTTTACTGTGCCAAGCCCCATCGTGTGTTTGTCCAGCCCATGTCTCAGGAAGCATCAATGAAAAAACTATTGGATGACATGTTTGAGCATTATAAATCCAGCG GAAAAGGCCTTAAGAAATTGGAGCCTGGACAAATATGCGCTGCCCATAGTGAAGATGATAATTGGTATCGGGCTCGTGTGGTGAGCAAGGATTCAAATGGAGCGCAAGTGGACGTCTTTTACATAGACTATGGCAACACGGAGAAGGTGAAACGTGAGGACATTAAGATGCTGGATGATAAATTCTATGTCAATGCCAGTGGCTATGCAATCGAGATTAATTTACCCCTTGGCAAGCACAGCAGTGAGAACAAATTGATGGCGAGAGTGGCCGAGATTTTGGATGAGCAAGTGGTCACTGTTAAACCCATCGAAGTGCGTCGTAATCATCTGCTGGCAGATATTTTGTTGGAGAACAATCAGAGCGTGGTAGATACCCTCAAGATGGATAAACTTATCCCAGGCAGAGATTTGGATTATATGCGCAAACAATTGGAGAAAGAAAAGCCATATATTTATGAATACATTGAAATGGTTGATCTTACcacagatgatgatgatgagaagaGGAGTAAAGAGAAGAGCAAGCCAGCTGCAGCTGCCTCCTCACCAAAAGCAAAGAAGACTCCACCCCAAAATAAACCAGAAGTGAAAAAAGTCATTGAACCTGTAGTAGAGGCAGCCCCAGAACCAGCACGACAAACACCAATTCCAACACCGACTCCCACACCAGAGCCACCAATTGCATCACCTGAGCCAGTTGCCCTGCCTGAGCCGCAGCCCGAGCCCATAGTTCCCACTCCCCCGCCAGCTGTCGTGGAGGAGGAACCCCAGGAGGATCGTTATAAGGGCATGGAAACTGCCGTTCTCAGTCACTGCGATAATCCTGCACACTTCTTTGTGCATCCCATTGATATTCTCGATTCACTGAAAAAACTGCAGGAGAATCTGCAGATTATCTCGCGCTCCCTGCCGCAATTGTCGAATGCGGTTAATGGAGGTGATTGCATTTCACTTTACTCGGTGGACAAGCACTGGTATCGTGCCCGGATCATGGATGCCGAGTTGATGGTCATtcaatttattgattttggCAACACCGATTGCGTCTCGGATATGTCAGATGTGAAGGAAAGCATGTGCTCGCACATTAGTCAATTCTGTCAACCATGTGCTTTGCCCATCGCTCCCAAGGGCACATCCGATTGGGTGGATGCAGCGAATGGCATTTTCAACGATTCCTTTTCGAAAATCTTACGctataaatttttgacacATGGTGACTACCAGACACCCAGTTATGTCGAACTCTACATAGATGATGTGGATGTGGCCAAGAAACTGATTGCCGATGGCTTTGCCAAACCCTTGGAGTGTGTGGAAAGTGATTGCAGTTGTTACATCTCGCATGTGAATGGAATCTGCGAGTTCTACATACAACTTGAACGCGATTCGAAAGCTCTGGAGCTGATTGAGATGTATTTGCGGGATGCAGAACAGCAATTGAAGCCTTTGGAACGTTTTGAAAAGGGCGAAATAGTGGCCGCTATGTTCGAAGAGGATGAATTGTGGTATCGAGCGGAGTTACTTAAACAATTGAATGATACTCAGTATGAAGTTCTTTTTATAGACTATGGTAACACTTCAATTACAACCAAATGTCTTATACTGTCTGAGGAGATTGCCAAGTTACCTAAATTGTCAAAGAAATGTTCACTACAGTTGCCGGAATCATATACCCAATGGTCCAAAGAGGCTGAAGCCAAATTTCTTGAACTTACAGGCGAGGGCGAATTGGTATTTACCACAAAATTGTTGAAACCAGCCCAGGATCATGTTGTTATTGATCTACTACTCGATGAAGTGAATATTATAGATCAATTGCTGGCACTTTGCCCGAAAAAGGCCATCAAAACAGACGATGAATCACCCGCTAAAACTTTGTCAGCCACTCGCATGAATGCCATTATAACCCATGTGGATCATGTCTATTGTTTGTACCTGCAATTGCATGAGAACGACGTacttattgaaaatatttccaaaaagCTCAATGGCGAGAAGATGGAATTGAAGAAGAGTGCTCCAGAAGTTGGTCAGATGTGTGCCGTTCAGTTCGACGAAGATCAAGAGTTTTATCGAGCTAAAATCCTGGAAATGTTTGATGGCAAATATCGCGTTGTCTTCATAGATTTTGGCAATGAGACTCTGACAGATGAATTATATGAATTATCCCCGGATCTGGTCCAAATTAAACCTCTGGCTGAGGTCTATAGCCTAGAGCCGTCTGCCATATTTGAGAAGAATAAATTCATGACTTGCAAGGCGTTGAACACCCTCTTGGACACCTGTAATGGTGAAGTTAGGATAGAAATCATCAACAAGACATCCAATCCTCCAATTATCAATGCCCACATCAAAGAAGTGAATGGCCTCAGTTTGAGTGGCCAGTTGCAGAAGCTTTTGGAGAGTGAATTCAAGTTAATCGAGGCCAAGGCAAGTGAAAGCAAGGAGTGCATCATATCCCATGGTGGTTCACCCAAAAGTTTCTACATACAGCTTAAGAAGAACTCTGCGGACTTGGATTATGTCGTGAAGACGCTAAAGGACATTAAGAGTTCTGAATTAAAGATTTTGTCTAGACCTACGGAGAAGTTAATGTGCATCGTCTACTCGCAGGAGGACAATTGTCATTATCGTGCTTGTATTGAATCAGTCCAAAATGATGGCAAAGATTTTGAGGTATTCCTCATTGATTATGGCAACCAAATTCACGTACAGCAGGTTTATCAACTCCCCGATGAACTTTTGACATCATCTTTGGCTCTGCACTGCCAATTGAGTGATTTGCCTCAAGATATTCCCGACTCGAAACTAGATGAAGCCTTCAATGCTCTGTTGGAGCAACACTTTGGTGAAGTCTATGAGATTAATACAGAAATCGATGAAACAGCTGCGAAGATTCATGAAGTAAAGTTGCTTATCAACTACAAGGACTTGGCTCAGGAACTGGCCAGCACTGTGGCTGGCGTACAGAAACCACTCGAAGCAGAGCTTCACAATTGCATTGTGGTTCAATATGACGATCCCACTTCGTTTTATGTGCAAATGGAGAAGGATGTGCCGGCTCTGGAGCAGGTCACTGATAAATTGCTTGATGCTGAAAACGATTTGCTGCCCTTCACGGACATGACGGTTGGCGCCCTGTGTGTTGCCCAATTTCCCGAGGATGAGGTGTTTTATCGTGCCGAAATTGTCAAAGTTCTCGATGATGGCAAGTGCGAAGTGCATTTTATTGATTTCGGCAACAATGCTGTCACCCAACAATTCCGCCAGATGCCCGAGGATTTGGCTAAATTGCCGCGTTACAGCAAACACTGTGAGCTGGACGCAGCCATCATATCGAAGTGCAATCTGAGTGATCTGCAGGCGTTCATCGATAAGCGTTTCTCCGAGACATTCCAGGTGGAGGTGTTGGCCATCAAGCAGGAGGACACTCATGTGGTAAAACTTTTTTACCAGAGTACAAACATTAATGAGAAACTACGTGAACAGGACTAA
- the LOC6640943 gene encoding protein N-terminal asparagine amidohydrolase, with protein MVLVLNGVLQDDCPMDTNSLFLQHPVYRDYAQQLHSIQAKSVGPVGLLYVGQRELAAAAPHDKNINIIGADDATTCIIVVVRHSGSGAVALAHFDGSGVDEAVCTMVSRVQELALGYPEGRIELQLIGGYRDSQGYGEDVFFSIMQSFHKHHLEIDLTQACVGELNTMLRGEINCPIIYGVGVNIKTGEIFPATFPDRGPDRELRDARIFMGAQSVLDVYDSTVGMLRIGPFNYDPLRGADLWLSQTDEFLLQHLSSSPDVEPPHFALHTRATIRFIQENQFPAVTVFRDNRPRYFRRDEATGCWVLIQD; from the exons ATGGTGCTCGTATTGAATGGTGTTCTGCAGGATGACTGCCCCATGGACACCAACAGTTTGTTTCTACAGCATCCCGTGTATAGAGATTATGCCCAGCAATTGCATTCCATACAGGCCAAATCTGTGGGTCCAGTTGGTTTGTTATATGTGGGTCAAAGGGAATTGGCGGCTGCTGCCCCGCACGATAAGAATATCAACATCATTGGTGCCGACGATGCCACCACCTGTATTATAGTTGTTGTAAGGCATTCGG GCTCTGGCGCTGTGGCTTTGGCCCATTTCGATGGCAGTGGCGTGGATGAGGCTGTATGCACCATGGTCTCACGTGTACAGGAACTGGCATTGGGCTATCCAGAGGGACGCATCGAGTTGCAGTTGATTGGTGGCTATCGGGATTCGCAGGGTTACGGCGAGGATGTATTTTTCAGCATTATGC AATCATTCCACAAGCATCATCTGGAAATTGATCTGACTCAGGCCTGTGTGGGTGAACTGAATACCATGTTGCGTGGTGAGATCAACTGCCCAATTATTTATGGCGTTGGTGTTAATATCAAGACTGGTGAGATTTTTCCGGCCACTTTTCCGGACAGAGGACCCGATCGGGAGTTACGTGATGCACGCATTTTTATGGGTGCTCAGTCG GTTTTGGATGTCTATGACTCAACAGTGGGAATGCTGCGTATTGGTCCATTTAATTATGATCCCTTGAGAGGAGCAGATTTATGGCTATCCCAGACAGATGAGTTTCTGCTACAACATTTGTCCTCCAGTCCCGATGTAGAGCCACCACACTTTGCACTCCAT ACGCGTGCCACGATAAGATTTATACAGGAGAACCAGTTCCCCGCTGTAACCGTCTTCAGGGACAATCGACCGCGCTACTTTAGACGTGACGAGGCCACGGGCTGCTGGGTTTTG ATTCAAGATTGA